The Streptomyces spororaveus genome includes a region encoding these proteins:
- a CDS encoding TetR/AcrR family transcriptional regulator — MARAGLTAERVTVAGAELADEVGLDRVTMSQVARRLGVKDASLYAHVRGLEDLRGRIALLAADEKTLRIAEATAGRSGKDALVAFADAWRAYAHAHPGRYTATQTPIRIDPELAARAPGPRRAVELTYGMLHGYGLAEPDLTDAVRLLRSTFHGFVALEAAGGFAHERSPQRSWIRALDALHTLLEHWPAPREGDPS, encoded by the coding sequence ATGGCACGGGCAGGGCTGACGGCGGAGCGGGTGACGGTCGCGGGCGCCGAGTTGGCCGACGAGGTCGGACTCGACCGGGTGACGATGTCGCAGGTGGCCCGGCGGCTCGGCGTGAAGGATGCGAGCCTCTACGCGCACGTGCGCGGCCTGGAAGACCTGCGCGGACGGATCGCGCTGCTGGCGGCGGACGAGAAGACCCTCCGGATCGCGGAGGCGACGGCCGGGCGGTCGGGCAAGGACGCGCTGGTCGCGTTCGCCGACGCCTGGCGTGCCTACGCGCACGCGCATCCGGGCCGCTACACGGCGACCCAGACCCCGATCCGGATCGACCCCGAGCTGGCCGCGCGGGCGCCCGGACCGCGCCGTGCCGTCGAGCTGACCTACGGCATGCTGCACGGCTACGGTCTGGCGGAGCCCGACCTGACCGACGCGGTCCGGTTGCTGCGCAGCACGTTCCACGGGTTCGTCGCCCTGGAGGCCGCGGGCGGGTTCGCGCACGAACGCTCACCGCAGCGCTCGTGGATCCGCGCCCTCGACGCCCTCCACACCCTCCTGGAGCACTGGCCCGCACCCCGAGAAGGAGACCCCTCGTGA
- a CDS encoding macro domain-containing protein codes for MSVDRVPSPLRVVLTDVNAEVVQAWRAAFADTPGIEIRQGSILDEAVDAWVSPTNSRGRMDGGVDAVIKRHLGAGIQLRVQRAIRARFAGSLPVGSAVCVASGAVEPKFLISTPTMEQSSQNVRETLNVALACAAAFQAIHLQNAEAPGSIRSVALVGMGARTGRVPARVCANLMWTGYTLFNDFRFDDYDDLRQTVLAQLDDLESGPVEKRVRIAPPQRRTAGRR; via the coding sequence ATGAGTGTGGACCGTGTGCCGTCGCCGCTGCGAGTGGTGCTGACCGACGTCAACGCGGAGGTGGTCCAGGCGTGGCGGGCGGCGTTCGCCGACACTCCCGGCATCGAGATCCGCCAGGGCTCGATCCTCGACGAGGCGGTCGACGCCTGGGTCAGCCCGACCAACTCCCGGGGCCGGATGGACGGCGGGGTCGACGCGGTCATCAAGCGGCATCTGGGAGCGGGCATCCAGCTGCGTGTGCAGCGTGCGATCCGCGCCCGGTTCGCGGGAAGCCTCCCCGTGGGAAGCGCGGTGTGCGTCGCGTCAGGGGCGGTCGAGCCGAAGTTCCTGATATCGACGCCGACGATGGAGCAGTCCTCGCAGAACGTGCGCGAGACCCTGAACGTCGCCCTTGCGTGCGCGGCCGCCTTCCAGGCGATCCACCTGCAGAACGCCGAAGCGCCGGGCAGCATCCGGTCGGTGGCGCTGGTCGGCATGGGAGCCCGGACCGGCCGGGTGCCGGCCCGGGTCTGCGCCAACCTGATGTGGACCGGCTACACGCTCTTCAACGATTTCCGCTTCGACGACTACGACGACCTGCGCCAGACGGTCCTCGCGCAGCTCGACGACCTCGAGAGCGGGCCCGTCGAGAAGCGGGTGCGCATCGCGCCCCCGCAGCGGCGCACGGCCGGCCGCCGCTGA
- a CDS encoding alpha/beta fold hydrolase translates to MTHPDLGSLRVDGATLHYEVRGQGPLLLLVPGGTGGAAAFDGIADGLAAEYTVATYDPRGMSRSPLDDPEAGQHVAQHADDALRLVDLLSPGEPARVFGTSSGAIAALHLLTARPDRLARVVAHEPPVVEVLPDAPAHRVFLARVQETLDARGLMPAMAEFAAGLRKEGGPAGPRAAEAGLPPQAAARAGRTMAGLPYFLGRIVPAFMSYVPDVERLETLSDRLVLACGQDSRGELPYRPAAFLAERLGTELLHFPGGHIGLTTHPAGFGEAVRKAFLRSA, encoded by the coding sequence GTGACCCACCCGGACCTCGGCAGCCTGCGCGTGGACGGCGCGACCCTGCACTACGAAGTGCGCGGCCAGGGCCCGCTCCTGCTGCTGGTCCCCGGCGGGACGGGCGGCGCCGCCGCCTTCGACGGCATCGCCGACGGCCTGGCCGCCGAGTACACCGTCGCGACCTACGACCCGCGCGGTATGTCCCGGAGCCCGCTGGACGATCCCGAGGCCGGGCAGCACGTGGCCCAGCACGCCGACGACGCCTTGCGGCTCGTGGACCTGCTGTCGCCCGGTGAGCCCGCCCGGGTGTTCGGCACCAGCTCCGGCGCGATCGCCGCCCTGCACCTGCTCACCGCCCGTCCCGACCGCCTCGCGCGCGTCGTGGCGCACGAGCCCCCGGTCGTGGAGGTACTGCCGGACGCCCCCGCGCACCGGGTGTTCCTCGCACGCGTGCAGGAGACCCTCGATGCCCGGGGGCTCATGCCGGCGATGGCCGAGTTCGCCGCCGGGCTGAGGAAGGAAGGCGGCCCCGCGGGGCCGCGGGCGGCCGAGGCCGGGCTTCCGCCGCAGGCGGCGGCACGGGCCGGGCGGACGATGGCCGGCCTGCCGTACTTCCTCGGCCGCATCGTCCCCGCCTTCATGTCCTACGTCCCCGACGTTGAGCGGCTGGAGACCCTGTCGGACCGGCTCGTGCTCGCCTGCGGCCAGGACTCCCGCGGCGAACTCCCGTACCGTCCGGCCGCATTTCTGGCCGAGCGCCTCGGCACGGAGCTCCTGCACTTCCCCGGCGGACACATCGGCCTGACGACGCACCCCGCCGGCTTCGGCGAGGCCGTCCGGAAGGCCTTCCTCCGGTCGGCGTAA
- a CDS encoding FGGY family carbohydrate kinase — protein MTGPVLAVDQGTSGTKALVVCPLRGVIGSGSAPVRPRYLPGGRVEVTPGELLDSVVDAGRAALAAAGEPVVAVGLANQGETVLAWDPATGEPLTDAIVWQDRRAEQLCTELAPHAPALRETTGLPLDPYFAAPKMAWIRRHLTRRGVVTTSDVWLVHRLTGAFVTDAATAGRTQLLDLDTTRWSDAALDAFGLTGERLPEVVDADTHVGTTTAFGPALPLTGLLVDQQAALLAQSVTEPGTAKCTYGTGAFLLAQTGSRPLRSTSGLVGCVAWRLAGRTSYCLDGQVYTAASAVRWLTDLGVISGAADIDTVGASAPDAGGVTFVPALAGLAAPWWRGDLRGSLTGLGLDTTAGHLVRALCDGVAAQVAELADAVAADLGAPLAALRVDGGLTRSALLMQAQADLLGIPVEVSALPDVTALGVGAVARLGLDPSLTVAEAVPEWKPSAVYEPRAGAAQAAERRARFRAAVSALLDDAPA, from the coding sequence ATGACGGGCCCGGTACTCGCTGTCGATCAAGGCACCTCGGGGACCAAGGCGCTGGTCGTCTGTCCGTTACGCGGGGTCATCGGCTCCGGATCCGCCCCGGTACGGCCCCGCTACCTGCCCGGCGGCCGGGTCGAGGTCACTCCCGGCGAGCTGCTGGACTCGGTCGTCGACGCCGGACGCGCCGCACTGGCCGCGGCCGGCGAGCCCGTGGTGGCGGTGGGCCTCGCCAACCAGGGAGAGACCGTCCTCGCCTGGGACCCGGCGACCGGCGAACCGCTGACCGACGCGATCGTCTGGCAGGACCGGCGCGCCGAACAGCTCTGCACCGAACTGGCCCCGCACGCACCGGCTTTGCGGGAGACCACCGGTCTGCCGCTCGACCCGTACTTCGCCGCCCCCAAGATGGCCTGGATACGCCGCCACCTGACCCGGCGCGGCGTCGTGACAACCAGCGACGTCTGGCTCGTGCACCGCCTCACCGGCGCGTTCGTCACCGACGCGGCGACCGCGGGCCGCACCCAGCTGCTCGACCTCGACACCACGCGCTGGTCGGACGCCGCCCTCGACGCCTTCGGCCTCACGGGTGAGCGGCTGCCGGAGGTCGTCGACGCGGACACCCACGTCGGCACCACCACCGCCTTCGGCCCCGCATTGCCGCTGACGGGCCTGCTCGTGGACCAGCAGGCCGCGCTGCTCGCCCAGAGCGTCACCGAGCCCGGCACCGCCAAGTGCACCTACGGCACGGGCGCGTTCCTCCTCGCCCAGACCGGGTCGCGCCCCCTGCGCAGCACCTCCGGGCTCGTGGGCTGCGTGGCCTGGCGGCTCGCCGGCCGGACGAGCTACTGCCTGGACGGGCAGGTCTACACGGCCGCCTCCGCCGTGCGCTGGCTCACCGACCTGGGCGTGATCTCCGGCGCCGCCGACATCGACACCGTGGGCGCGAGCGCCCCGGACGCCGGGGGCGTCACCTTCGTTCCCGCGCTCGCCGGGCTCGCCGCTCCGTGGTGGCGCGGCGACCTGCGGGGCTCGCTCACCGGCCTGGGCCTCGACACCACCGCCGGGCATCTGGTGCGGGCCCTGTGCGACGGTGTCGCGGCCCAGGTGGCGGAGCTCGCGGACGCGGTCGCCGCCGATCTGGGCGCCCCGCTCGCCGCCCTGCGCGTCGACGGGGGACTGACCCGCTCCGCGCTGCTCATGCAGGCCCAGGCCGATCTCCTCGGCATCCCCGTGGAGGTGTCGGCGCTGCCCGACGTCACCGCGCTCGGCGTCGGCGCCGTCGCCCGGCTCGGGCTCGATCCCTCGCTCACCGTCGCCGAAGCCGTCCCGGAGTGGAAGCCGTCCGCCGTCTACGAGCCGCGGGCCGGCGCGGCGCAGGCGGCGGAGCGCCGCGCACGGTTCCGCGCGGCGGTCTCCGCCCTGCTCGACGACGCACCGGCATGA
- a CDS encoding ADP-ribosyltransferase domain-containing protein: protein MSDAAPSPAQPDADDPLGLAELFKGGGEPWLPLLKPVIEAQPDAAAFIGPGRGPETVPVRELTFQALKPNPPHKWKVVVFGQNPYPRPESATGIAMFDNTFHDWTDSQFGRVVSIRCIIKAAAMWKYGIVKKTPIADVRSLLKERDTVQPPEWFQAMLTQGVLLLNAALTAGSDGAAGVDRHTAFWRPVAERIAEEILKAKQNAAEEDRGVVFAWWGAHARSLKKVVLRLQEKYPEVEVRHIDHPNPAAQGDVFCDGDHFGMVNDALASLGADAIDWLPSKGWNAALPAAGGADGDVAERMGAFISSTMELHQLYLDRLASVKDEGLVLPAISGVFDTPLMGFQDAVTPVVEVLSSLDRHVKLSHEFGLGRADGSADGLSADAIAALHLYTCESAFYREINAVLRSPDRARLVPYLPYLRLLFSAVAELPVRTEPLWRGVALDLRAQYPLGRTVTWWGVSSCTSEVGVARAFLGGRGRRTLFEVTPVRAVGIRRFSAFTGEEEFILAPGTQLKVTDVKSERGGLCTVRLAELEEQTLVS, encoded by the coding sequence ATGAGCGACGCCGCACCCTCCCCTGCCCAGCCCGACGCCGACGACCCGCTGGGCCTCGCCGAACTGTTCAAGGGCGGTGGTGAGCCGTGGCTTCCGCTGCTGAAGCCCGTCATCGAAGCGCAGCCGGACGCCGCGGCGTTCATCGGCCCCGGCCGCGGTCCCGAGACCGTCCCCGTGCGCGAACTGACCTTCCAGGCGCTCAAGCCCAACCCGCCGCACAAGTGGAAGGTGGTCGTCTTCGGTCAGAACCCGTACCCGCGGCCCGAGAGCGCCACCGGCATAGCCATGTTCGACAACACCTTCCACGACTGGACGGACAGCCAGTTCGGGAGGGTCGTCAGCATCCGCTGCATCATCAAGGCGGCGGCGATGTGGAAGTACGGGATCGTGAAGAAGACCCCCATCGCCGACGTGCGGTCCCTGCTGAAGGAACGGGACACGGTCCAGCCGCCGGAGTGGTTCCAGGCGATGCTCACGCAGGGCGTGCTGCTGCTGAACGCGGCGCTCACCGCGGGCAGCGACGGGGCGGCGGGCGTCGACCGGCACACCGCCTTCTGGCGTCCGGTGGCCGAGCGGATCGCGGAGGAGATCCTCAAGGCCAAGCAGAACGCCGCCGAGGAGGACCGCGGTGTCGTCTTCGCCTGGTGGGGGGCGCACGCCCGCTCCCTGAAGAAGGTCGTCCTGCGGCTCCAGGAGAAGTACCCCGAGGTTGAGGTACGCCACATCGACCACCCCAACCCCGCCGCGCAGGGCGACGTCTTCTGCGACGGCGACCACTTCGGCATGGTGAACGACGCCCTCGCGTCGCTGGGCGCCGACGCGATCGACTGGCTGCCGAGCAAGGGGTGGAACGCGGCGCTGCCGGCGGCCGGCGGAGCGGACGGCGATGTCGCCGAGCGCATGGGCGCGTTCATCTCGTCCACCATGGAACTGCACCAGCTGTACCTGGACCGGCTCGCGAGCGTCAAGGACGAAGGGCTCGTCCTCCCCGCGATCAGCGGCGTGTTCGACACCCCGCTGATGGGCTTCCAGGACGCCGTCACCCCGGTCGTCGAGGTGCTGTCCAGCCTGGACCGGCACGTCAAGCTGTCCCACGAGTTCGGCCTGGGGCGGGCGGACGGGTCGGCGGACGGGCTCTCCGCCGACGCGATCGCCGCGCTCCACCTCTACACCTGCGAGTCCGCGTTCTACCGGGAGATCAACGCCGTCCTGCGCTCCCCGGACCGTGCCCGGCTCGTTCCGTACCTCCCGTACCTGCGGCTGCTGTTCTCGGCAGTGGCGGAGCTGCCGGTCCGTACGGAGCCGCTGTGGCGCGGGGTCGCGCTGGACCTGCGGGCCCAGTATCCGCTCGGCCGGACGGTGACCTGGTGGGGTGTGTCCTCGTGCACGTCCGAGGTCGGCGTGGCCCGGGCGTTCCTCGGTGGGCGGGGCAGGCGGACGCTGTTCGAGGTGACCCCGGTCCGGGCGGTCGGCATCCGCAGGTTCTCGGCGTTCACGGGTGAGGAGGAATTCATCCTCGCCCCGGGTACGCAGCTCAAGGTGACGGACGTGAAGAGCGAGCGCGGCGGCCTGTGCACGGTGCGGCTGGCCGAGCTGGAGGAGCAGACCCTCGTCTCCTGA
- a CDS encoding D-alanyl-D-alanine carboxypeptidase family protein, with the protein MSIRSSGRRTGTGAAALAVGASVLLVPTASGATPAEPLPPRPASSVDASLLHRSGTHVRARQGAPALPDDVSALSWLVADAGSGAVLAAHDAHRRLPPASTLKTLFALTALPHLPGSSRHTVTDAELDEVPEGSSTVGLSADHTYRVADLWRGVFLSSGNDAVHVLAAMNGGWDVTSAQMQAKARALGARDTTVVSPDGFDADGQASSAFDLAVFGRTGLADPAFAEYAATADARFPGGTHTDGSPTWTYGIENTNRLVTGQDGLGRYPGIIGVKNGYTSQAGFTLIAAARRDGRTLVATVMNPQWGGANAVYEEARSLLDWGFAAAGHVDPVGSLAPPALPEAPPPAPSPAARAATAHPVRVGTPMVYGMAAALLAAVAALVGAAVLRRRRSLP; encoded by the coding sequence ATGAGCATCAGATCCTCCGGGCGCAGGACCGGCACGGGCGCGGCGGCTCTCGCCGTCGGCGCATCGGTTCTCCTCGTGCCGACGGCCTCGGGCGCCACCCCGGCCGAGCCGCTGCCGCCCCGACCGGCCTCGTCCGTAGACGCATCGCTGTTGCACCGCTCCGGGACCCACGTACGGGCACGGCAGGGGGCGCCCGCGCTGCCGGACGATGTGTCCGCCCTGTCGTGGCTGGTGGCGGACGCCGGTAGCGGCGCCGTGCTCGCGGCGCACGACGCGCACCGCCGGCTGCCGCCGGCGAGCACCCTCAAGACCCTCTTCGCCCTCACCGCACTGCCCCACCTGCCCGGATCGAGCCGGCACACGGTCACCGACGCCGAGCTGGACGAGGTGCCGGAGGGAAGCAGCACGGTGGGGCTTTCCGCGGACCACACCTACCGGGTGGCCGACCTGTGGCGGGGTGTCTTCCTCAGCTCGGGCAACGACGCCGTGCACGTGCTGGCCGCGATGAACGGCGGCTGGGACGTCACGTCGGCGCAGATGCAGGCCAAGGCGCGCGCCCTGGGCGCACGGGACACGACCGTGGTCTCCCCGGACGGCTTCGACGCGGACGGCCAGGCCTCCTCTGCCTTCGACCTCGCCGTCTTCGGCCGTACGGGTCTCGCCGATCCGGCCTTCGCCGAGTACGCGGCGACCGCCGACGCCCGCTTCCCCGGCGGTACCCACACCGACGGCAGTCCCACCTGGACGTACGGGATCGAGAACACCAACCGGCTCGTGACCGGCCAGGACGGGCTGGGCCGGTACCCGGGGATCATCGGGGTCAAGAACGGCTACACCTCCCAGGCGGGTTTCACCCTGATCGCGGCCGCGCGCCGGGACGGCCGCACTCTGGTGGCGACGGTGATGAACCCTCAGTGGGGCGGCGCGAACGCCGTGTACGAGGAGGCGCGGTCGCTGCTGGACTGGGGATTCGCCGCGGCGGGCCATGTGGACCCGGTCGGATCACTGGCTCCCCCGGCGCTGCCCGAGGCTCCGCCCCCGGCGCCGTCCCCCGCCGCCCGCGCCGCCACGGCGCACCCGGTCCGGGTCGGTACCCCGATGGTCTACGGCATGGCGGCCGCGCTCCTCGCCGCGGTGGCGGCCCTGGTCGGCGCGGCCGTCCTGCGTCGCCGCCGAAGCCTGCCGTGA
- a CDS encoding PP2C family protein-serine/threonine phosphatase, which produces MPFAIALLVLLVEFTPLHVLYTGPLLVATPALAAVTMGPRGTLAAAGVAVGVSVTTASYNGAWGSQQVYTNFLALFLVSVASFLTSRSARTRTENELNQVRRIATAAQEVVLRPVPDRLGSVRAASMYLAAETGAQIGGDLYDVVQTRYGVRMIVGDVRGKGLPAVRAAAIVLGAFREAVHYEDDLVEVVNRCGAALRRDAAVSGAGGADALLEGFVTALVAQVPDGPHIEVINRGHPPPLLLSGGSVRPLMPTVPLPPLGLEEFLAGPPVRAERYPFVPGDRLLLYSDGVIEARDQEKIFFDLAGAMVSMCDLTREAFLTGLHQALIHHTRNRLADDVAVVVVDRCEDEGNRSAGGPT; this is translated from the coding sequence GTGCCCTTCGCGATCGCCCTGCTGGTGCTCCTCGTCGAGTTCACACCCCTGCACGTCCTCTACACGGGCCCCCTGCTGGTCGCGACCCCCGCTCTGGCGGCCGTGACGATGGGCCCCCGGGGCACGCTCGCGGCGGCGGGGGTGGCCGTCGGTGTCAGCGTGACCACCGCCAGCTACAACGGGGCCTGGGGCAGCCAGCAGGTCTACACGAACTTCCTCGCCCTGTTCCTGGTGTCCGTGGCGAGTTTCCTGACGAGCCGCTCCGCGCGCACGCGTACGGAGAACGAGCTCAACCAGGTCCGCCGGATCGCCACGGCCGCCCAGGAGGTCGTCCTGCGGCCGGTGCCGGACCGGCTGGGCTCGGTACGGGCGGCCAGCATGTACCTGGCTGCCGAGACCGGCGCGCAGATCGGCGGCGATCTGTACGACGTGGTGCAGACCCGGTACGGGGTCCGGATGATCGTCGGGGACGTCCGGGGCAAGGGACTGCCCGCCGTCCGGGCCGCCGCGATCGTGCTGGGCGCGTTCCGGGAGGCCGTGCACTACGAGGACGACCTGGTCGAGGTCGTCAACCGCTGCGGAGCGGCCCTGCGGCGGGACGCCGCCGTCTCGGGCGCCGGCGGTGCGGACGCCCTCCTGGAGGGATTCGTCACCGCCCTGGTGGCGCAGGTCCCGGACGGCCCGCACATCGAGGTGATCAACCGCGGCCATCCGCCACCGCTGCTGCTGTCCGGCGGCTCGGTGCGGCCCCTCATGCCCACCGTTCCCCTGCCGCCCCTCGGTCTGGAGGAATTCCTCGCCGGTCCTCCCGTGCGGGCGGAGCGCTATCCGTTCGTGCCGGGGGACCGGCTGCTGCTGTATAGCGACGGTGTCATCGAGGCCCGCGACCAGGAAAAGATCTTCTTCGACCTGGCCGGGGCCATGGTGAGCATGTGCGACCTCACCCGGGAGGCGTTCCTCACGGGCCTGCACCAGGCCCTGATCCACCACACCCGCAACCGCCTGGCGGACGACGTGGCGGTCGTCGTCGTCGACCGGTGCGAGGACGAGGGGAACCGCTCGGCCGGAGGTCCGACGTAG
- a CDS encoding amino acid permease: MGGFGNFAISFSVISVLSGCMTLYGFGMGSGGPAVMLWGWVGVGLFVLCVGLALAEVTSAYPTSGALYYMADRLGGRRWGWYTGWLNLLGLLGAIAGIDYGAALFTGAFLNLRFGFVPTPGSTFLIFLCILLLHAALNLFGVRLVSVLNSVSVWWHLGGVAVIVGALAFVPDNHRSASFVFTEFVNDTGWANPFYVAAVGLLLAQYTFSGYDASAHLSEETSNASVSAAKGIVRAIWVSWIAGFALLAGLTFAIQDYAAVQDSATGVPPAQIFIDALGSGGATALLLVVIVAQLFCGNAEVAAASRMVFAFSRDNALPGSALWRKVSGRTQTPVPAVWLAVAVAGVLALPSLYSATAYGAVTAINVIGITPAYAIPIYLRLRAGNRFEPGPWNLGRWSKPIGWIAVVWVALVTLLFCLPQKSPVTIDSMNYAVIALAVVLVLASVWWYVARRSYGTPAAYGNAREQAEIAEDIV, from the coding sequence ATGGGCGGATTCGGCAACTTCGCCATCAGCTTCTCGGTCATATCCGTCCTCTCCGGCTGCATGACGCTGTACGGCTTCGGCATGGGCTCCGGCGGCCCGGCCGTGATGCTGTGGGGCTGGGTCGGCGTAGGCCTCTTCGTCCTGTGCGTGGGTCTCGCCCTGGCCGAGGTGACCAGCGCCTACCCCACCTCCGGCGCGCTCTACTACATGGCCGACCGGCTCGGCGGACGCCGCTGGGGCTGGTACACGGGCTGGCTGAACCTGCTCGGCCTGCTCGGCGCCATCGCCGGCATCGACTACGGCGCCGCCCTGTTCACCGGCGCCTTCCTCAACCTCCGCTTCGGGTTCGTGCCCACCCCCGGATCGACGTTCCTGATCTTCCTGTGCATCCTGCTGCTGCACGCCGCGCTCAACCTCTTCGGGGTCCGCCTCGTCAGCGTGCTCAACTCCGTCAGCGTCTGGTGGCACCTGGGCGGTGTCGCCGTGATCGTCGGCGCCCTGGCCTTCGTCCCGGACAACCACCGATCGGCCTCGTTCGTCTTCACCGAGTTCGTCAACGACACCGGCTGGGCCAACCCGTTCTACGTGGCGGCGGTCGGCCTGCTGCTCGCCCAGTACACCTTCTCCGGCTACGACGCCTCCGCGCACCTCTCGGAAGAGACGTCCAACGCCTCCGTCTCCGCCGCCAAGGGCATCGTCCGGGCCATCTGGGTCTCCTGGATCGCCGGTTTCGCCCTGCTCGCGGGCCTCACCTTCGCCATCCAGGACTACGCGGCGGTCCAGGACAGCGCCACCGGCGTCCCGCCCGCCCAGATCTTCATCGACGCACTGGGCTCGGGCGGCGCCACCGCGCTGCTCCTCGTCGTCATCGTCGCGCAGCTCTTCTGCGGCAATGCCGAGGTCGCCGCCGCGAGCCGGATGGTCTTCGCCTTCAGCCGTGACAACGCCCTCCCCGGCTCCGCCCTGTGGCGCAAGGTCAGCGGCCGGACCCAGACGCCGGTGCCGGCCGTATGGCTCGCCGTCGCCGTCGCGGGCGTGCTGGCCCTCCCCTCGCTCTACTCCGCCACCGCCTACGGGGCCGTGACGGCCATCAACGTCATCGGCATCACTCCGGCCTACGCCATCCCGATCTACCTGCGCCTGCGCGCCGGCAACCGCTTCGAGCCCGGCCCCTGGAACCTGGGCCGCTGGAGCAAGCCGATCGGCTGGATCGCCGTCGTCTGGGTGGCGCTCGTCACCCTCCTCTTCTGTCTGCCGCAGAAGTCCCCCGTCACCATCGACTCGATGAACTACGCCGTGATCGCCCTGGCCGTGGTCCTGGTCCTGGCCAGCGTCTGGTGGTACGTCGCACGCCGCTCGTACGGCACCCCGGCGGCCTACGGCAACGCCCGCGAACAGGCGGAGATCGCCGAAGACATCGTCTGA
- a CDS encoding FAD-dependent oxidoreductase, whose amino-acid sequence MTGTTGGAVTTGGALPGGEYDVTVVGAGVVGTAIARELARLPLRIALVDASDDVGDGTSKANTAILHTGFDAVPGSLESRLVREGHRLLSAYAAETGIPVEPLGALLVAWDEEQLAALPGLARKAVRNGHRSARIIPAEEVRAREPRLGPGALGALDVPGESIICPWTTTLAYATQAVRTGVDLHLNCRVQDITSDGTRTPTTLTTNRGALRTRHLVNAAGLYADAIDRLLGHADFAVTPRRGQLIVFDELARGLVRHILLPVPGALGKGVLVSPTVYGNVLLGPTAEDLDDRTDTGSTAEGLALLREKGRRILPALLEEEVTAVYAGLRAATGDEDYAIRAHPAQRYVTVGGIRSTGLTASMAIAAHVVELLAEGGLPVAGTRDLVPVRMPNLGEAFLRPYRDAELIARDPEYGRIVCHCERVTRGEIRDALASAVPPGSPDGLRRRTRARGGRCQGFHCGAAVRALFEEARR is encoded by the coding sequence ATGACCGGCACCACCGGCGGCGCCGTCACGACCGGCGGCGCCCTGCCGGGCGGGGAGTACGACGTGACGGTCGTCGGCGCCGGCGTGGTGGGCACGGCGATCGCCCGCGAACTGGCCCGGCTCCCGCTGCGGATCGCCCTCGTCGACGCGTCCGACGACGTCGGGGACGGCACCTCCAAGGCCAACACCGCCATCCTGCACACCGGTTTCGACGCCGTGCCGGGCTCCCTGGAGTCCCGGCTCGTCCGCGAGGGCCACCGGCTGCTCTCCGCGTACGCCGCCGAGACCGGGATCCCGGTGGAACCGCTCGGGGCGCTCCTCGTCGCCTGGGACGAGGAGCAGCTCGCCGCACTGCCGGGCCTCGCGCGGAAGGCCGTGCGCAACGGCCACCGCTCGGCCCGGATCATCCCGGCCGAGGAGGTGCGTGCCCGCGAACCGCGGCTCGGACCCGGGGCGCTGGGAGCGCTCGACGTACCGGGGGAGTCCATCATCTGTCCCTGGACCACCACCCTCGCCTACGCGACGCAGGCCGTCCGCACAGGCGTCGACCTGCACCTCAACTGCCGTGTCCAGGACATCACCTCGGACGGAACGCGCACCCCGACCACGCTGACCACGAACCGGGGCGCGCTGCGCACCCGGCACCTGGTCAACGCGGCCGGTCTGTACGCCGACGCGATCGACCGGCTCCTCGGCCACGCGGACTTCGCCGTGACGCCCCGGCGAGGCCAGCTGATCGTCTTCGACGAGCTCGCCCGCGGCCTCGTACGTCACATCCTGCTCCCCGTACCGGGCGCCCTCGGGAAGGGGGTACTGGTGTCGCCGACGGTGTACGGGAACGTACTGCTCGGGCCGACCGCCGAGGACCTGGACGACAGGACGGACACCGGATCGACCGCCGAAGGGCTCGCGCTGCTGCGGGAGAAGGGCCGCCGGATCCTGCCGGCCCTGCTGGAGGAGGAGGTCACCGCCGTGTACGCCGGCCTGCGGGCCGCCACCGGAGACGAGGACTACGCGATCCGGGCCCACCCCGCGCAGCGGTACGTCACCGTGGGCGGGATCCGTTCCACGGGACTGACGGCCTCGATGGCGATCGCCGCCCATGTGGTGGAACTGCTCGCCGAGGGCGGTCTGCCCGTGGCGGGGACCCGGGACCTGGTGCCGGTGCGGATGCCGAACCTGGGCGAGGCCTTCCTCCGGCCGTACCGCGACGCGGAGTTGATCGCGCGGGACCCGGAGTACGGCCGCATCGTCTGCCACTGCGAGCGCGTCACCCGCGGGGAGATCCGCGACGCGCTGGCCTCGGCGGTCCCGCCCGGTTCGCCGGACGGCCTGCGGCGGCGCACCCGCGCACGGGGCGGGCGCTGCCAGGGATTCCACTGCGGGGCCGCCGTCCGCGCGCTGTTCGAGGAGGCCCGCCGGTGA